From the Clupea harengus chromosome 15, Ch_v2.0.2, whole genome shotgun sequence genome, one window contains:
- the dnajc5ga gene encoding dnaJ (Hsp40) homolog, subfamily C, member 5 gamma a isoform X1, translating to MNTCKCEYNTPLVLQQSVMAEPNRPQRKLSTSGDSLYKVLGLEKGASADDIKRAYRKLALKYHPDKNPENPEASEKFKEINNANSILNDDTKRKIYDEYGSMGLYVSEQFGEESVKYYFLMSKWWFKALFLCCTLSSCCCCCCCCCFCCGKCKPPEDDENYQYVNPEDLEAQIKAEEQGGGRGAPIVIQPHSTVNTSETTHFAARQPNYANQQ from the exons atgaatacatgtaaatgtgaatataaCACCCCTCTGGTTTTACAGCAGTCAGTCATGGCAGAGCCCAACCGGCCCCAGCGAAAATTGTCCACCTCGGGGGACAGCTTATACAAGGTGCTAGGACTGGAAAAGGGGGCGTCTGCTGATGACATTAAACGAGCCTACAG GAAACTCGCTCTGAAGTACCATCCGGACAAGAACCCAGAAAATCCAGAGGCGTCAGAGAAGTTCAAGGAGATCAACAATGCCAACTCTATACTCAACGACGACACCAAAAGGAAGATCTACGACGAGTATGGCTCCATGGGCCTGTACGTGTCGGAGCAGTTTGGTGAAGAGAGCGTCAAGTACTACTTCCTCATGTCCAAGTGGTGGTTTAAG GCACTCTTCTTGTGCTGCACGCTCtcgtcctgctgctgctgctgctgctgttgctgcttctGCTGTGGCAAATGCAAGCCACCGGAGGACGACGAGAACTACCAGTACGTGAACCCCGAGGACCTGGAGGCCCAGATCAAGGCTGAGGAGCAGGGCGGAg GCCGTGGCGCCCCTATTGTGATCCAGCCGCATTCCACTGTCAACACCTCGGAGACCACCCACTTTGCAGCGAGGCAGCCCAACTATGCCAaccagcagtga
- the dnajc5ga gene encoding dnaJ (Hsp40) homolog, subfamily C, member 5 gamma a isoform X2 — MNTCKCEYNTPLVLQQSVMAEPNRPQRKLSTSGDSLYKVLGLEKGASADDIKRAYRKLALKYHPDKNPENPEASEKFKEINNANSILNDDTKRKIYDEYGSMGLYVSEQFGEESVKYYFLMSKWWFKALFLCCTLSSCCCCCCCCCFCCGKCKPPEDDENYQYVNPEDLEAQIKAEEQGGGGETVIIVQPIPSPGPENPSETLPESK; from the exons atgaatacatgtaaatgtgaatataaCACCCCTCTGGTTTTACAGCAGTCAGTCATGGCAGAGCCCAACCGGCCCCAGCGAAAATTGTCCACCTCGGGGGACAGCTTATACAAGGTGCTAGGACTGGAAAAGGGGGCGTCTGCTGATGACATTAAACGAGCCTACAG GAAACTCGCTCTGAAGTACCATCCGGACAAGAACCCAGAAAATCCAGAGGCGTCAGAGAAGTTCAAGGAGATCAACAATGCCAACTCTATACTCAACGACGACACCAAAAGGAAGATCTACGACGAGTATGGCTCCATGGGCCTGTACGTGTCGGAGCAGTTTGGTGAAGAGAGCGTCAAGTACTACTTCCTCATGTCCAAGTGGTGGTTTAAG GCACTCTTCTTGTGCTGCACGCTCtcgtcctgctgctgctgctgctgctgttgctgcttctGCTGTGGCAAATGCAAGCCACCGGAGGACGACGAGAACTACCAGTACGTGAACCCCGAGGACCTGGAGGCCCAGATCAAGGCTGAGGAGCAGGGCGGAg GAGGTGAAACAGTAATCATTGTGCAGCCAATTCCCAGTCCAGGCCCAGAAAACCCCAGTGAGACTCTACCGGAGTCAAAATGA
- the cgrrf1 gene encoding cell growth regulator with RING finger domain protein 1, with amino-acid sequence MAAVFLVMLYEYSPLFYISVISLCFIITAAMVLGWFGFDVPVILRSSDEAEPFSTAPEKRMVQVTNPFSLELGTTTALVTEGVTLRPECLEECVLTCFWGCGIQALQLAMQSHQHGPRLTTPQLLQEALHFQYYHCQSFIIDKENKDEQFTQIPADLGITDFGPMPRERYPLVAVLTLAEPEARETYNIVANVTVVHVPDDKNRLSARVLFQYLLTAQGSMYELKPLFMSTENEGSSDATDSPSGGGEGSEAQAQGPGEEAEEDPELEDEWLEVQGKDCVVCQNAPLNRVLLPCRHACVCDGCMPRLQHCPMCRAFVMESFVLSQRPPAEEEEEQEEYNEEVGDE; translated from the exons GTGTTTCATCATTACCGCCGCCATGGTGTTGGGCTG GTTCGGTTTTGATGTTCCCGTCATTCTGCGAAGTTCTGACGAGGCAGAACCGTTTTCAACTGCACCAGAAAAGAGGATGGTCCAGGTGACGAATCCTTTTTCGCTGGAGTTGGGGACCACAACAGCCTTAGTTACTG AGGGCGTCACGCTGCGCCCAGAATGCTTGGAAGAGTGCGTCCTGACCTGCTTCTGGGGCTGTGGCATCCAGGCACTGCAGCTGGCAATGCAGAGTCACCAGCATGGGCCCAGGCTCACCACCCCACAGCTGCTCCAGGAGGCCCTTCACTTCCAGTACTACCACTGTCAGAGCTTCAT CATAGACAAAGAGAACAAAGATGAGCAGTTTACCCAGATCCCTGCGGACCTGGGTATTACAGACTTCGGGCCAATGCCACGGGAACGCTACCCTCTGGTGGCTGTGTTGACTCTTGCAGAGCCTGAAGCCAGGGAGACTTACAACATT GTTGCTAATGTCACCGTAGTTCACGTTCCTGACGACAAGAACAGGCTCTCAGCGCGGGTCCTGTTTCAGTACCTCCTCACCGCACAAGGGAGCATGTATGAGTTGAAG CCTCTCTTCATGTCAACCGAGAATGAGGGGTCGTCCGATGCAACTGACTCACCCTCCGGCGGAGGAGAAGGTTCCGAGGCACAGGCCCAGGGACCCGGAGAGGAAGCGGAGGAGGATCCGGAGTTGGAAGACGAGTGGTTGGAGGTGCAAGGGAAGGACTGCGTGGTGTGCCAGAACGCACCCCTGAACCGCGTGCTGCTGCCCTGCCgtcacgcgtgtgtgtgcgacggCTGCATGCCCCGACTCCAGCACTGCCCCATGTGCCGTGCTTTTGTCATGGAGTCCTTCGTCTTGTCCCAGAGGCCaccagcagaggaggaagaggagcaggaagaaTACAATGAAGAAGTAGGAGATGAGTGA
- the dnajc5ga gene encoding dnaJ (Hsp40) homolog, subfamily C, member 5 gamma a isoform X4, which translates to MNTCKCEYNTPLVLQQSVMAEPNRPQRKLSTSGDSLYKVLGLEKGASADDIKRAYRKLALKYHPDKNPENPEASEKFKEINNANSILNDDTKRKIYDEYGSMGLYVSEQFGEESVKYYFLMSKWWFKALFLCCTLSSCCCCCCCCCFCCGKCKPPEDDENYQYVNPEDLEAQIKAEEQGGGHK; encoded by the exons atgaatacatgtaaatgtgaatataaCACCCCTCTGGTTTTACAGCAGTCAGTCATGGCAGAGCCCAACCGGCCCCAGCGAAAATTGTCCACCTCGGGGGACAGCTTATACAAGGTGCTAGGACTGGAAAAGGGGGCGTCTGCTGATGACATTAAACGAGCCTACAG GAAACTCGCTCTGAAGTACCATCCGGACAAGAACCCAGAAAATCCAGAGGCGTCAGAGAAGTTCAAGGAGATCAACAATGCCAACTCTATACTCAACGACGACACCAAAAGGAAGATCTACGACGAGTATGGCTCCATGGGCCTGTACGTGTCGGAGCAGTTTGGTGAAGAGAGCGTCAAGTACTACTTCCTCATGTCCAAGTGGTGGTTTAAG GCACTCTTCTTGTGCTGCACGCTCtcgtcctgctgctgctgctgctgctgttgctgcttctGCTGTGGCAAATGCAAGCCACCGGAGGACGACGAGAACTACCAGTACGTGAACCCCGAGGACCTGGAGGCCCAGATCAAGGCTGAGGAGCAGGGCGGAg GACACAAGTGA
- the dnajc5ga gene encoding dnaJ (Hsp40) homolog, subfamily C, member 5 gamma a isoform X3: MAEPNRPQRKLSTSGDSLYKVLGLEKGASADDIKRAYRKLALKYHPDKNPENPEASEKFKEINNANSILNDDTKRKIYDEYGSMGLYVSEQFGEESVKYYFLMSKWWFKALFLCCTLSSCCCCCCCCCFCCGKCKPPEDDENYQYVNPEDLEAQIKAEEQGGGRGAPIVIQPHSTVNTSETTHFAARQPNYANQQ; encoded by the exons ATGGCAGAGCCCAACCGGCCCCAGCGAAAATTGTCCACCTCGGGGGACAGCTTATACAAGGTGCTAGGACTGGAAAAGGGGGCGTCTGCTGATGACATTAAACGAGCCTACAG GAAACTCGCTCTGAAGTACCATCCGGACAAGAACCCAGAAAATCCAGAGGCGTCAGAGAAGTTCAAGGAGATCAACAATGCCAACTCTATACTCAACGACGACACCAAAAGGAAGATCTACGACGAGTATGGCTCCATGGGCCTGTACGTGTCGGAGCAGTTTGGTGAAGAGAGCGTCAAGTACTACTTCCTCATGTCCAAGTGGTGGTTTAAG GCACTCTTCTTGTGCTGCACGCTCtcgtcctgctgctgctgctgctgctgttgctgcttctGCTGTGGCAAATGCAAGCCACCGGAGGACGACGAGAACTACCAGTACGTGAACCCCGAGGACCTGGAGGCCCAGATCAAGGCTGAGGAGCAGGGCGGAg GCCGTGGCGCCCCTATTGTGATCCAGCCGCATTCCACTGTCAACACCTCGGAGACCACCCACTTTGCAGCGAGGCAGCCCAACTATGCCAaccagcagtga
- the psmc6 gene encoding 26S proteasome regulatory subunit 10B, giving the protein MADTREKGLQDYRKKLLEHKEIDGRLKELREQLKELTKQYEKSENDLKALQSVGQIVGEVLKQLTEEKFIVKATNGPRYVVGCRRQLDKTKLKPGTRVALDMTTLTIMRYLPREVDPLVYNMSHEDPGSVSYSEIGGLSEQIRELREVIELPLTNPELFLRVGIIPPKGCLLYGPPGTGKTLLARAVASQLDCNFLKVVSSSIVDKYIGESARLIREMFNYARDHQPCIIFMDEIDAIGGRRFSEGTSADREIQRTLMELLNQMDGFDTLHRVKMIMATNRPDTLDPALLRPGRLDRKIHIELPNEQARLDILKIHSGPITKHGDMDYEAIVKLSDGFNGADLRNVCTEAGMFAIRADHEYVTQEDFMKAVRKVADSKKLESKLDYKPV; this is encoded by the exons ATGGCTGACACTAGAGAGAAGGGTTTGCAAGACTATAGGAAAAAATTGTTGGAACACAAGGAAATTGATGGACGTTTAAAAGAGT TGAGGGAACAGCTAAAAGAGCTGACTAAGCAGTACGAAAAGTCCGAGAATGACTTAAAGGCCTTGCAGAGTGTTGGGCAG ATTGTTGGTGAGGTTCTCAAGCAACTGACTGAAGAGAAAT TCATTGTGAAGGCAACCAATGGGCCTCGTTATGTGGTGGGATGCCGCAGGCAG ctGGATAAAACTAAGCTGAAACCTGGcacaagagtggctctggatatGACCACTTTGACCATCATGAG GTACCTTCCCAGAGAGGTGGATCCTCTGGTATACAACATGTCTCATGAAGACCCAGGCAGCGTGTCATACTCAGAGATTGGTGGACTCTCTGAGCAGATCAGGGAACTTAGAGAG GTGATTGAGTTGCCTCTGACCAATCCTGAGCTCTTCCTGAGGGTGGGCATCATCCCTCCCAAAGGCTGTCTGCTCTATGGGCCCCCAG GCACTGGCAAGACCCTCTTGGCCCGAGCAGTGGCCAGCCAGCTTGACTGCAACTTCCTCAAG GTGGTGTCCAGTTCCATTGTGGATAAGTACATTGGTGAGAGTGCCCGTCTCATCAGGGAGATGTTCAACTATGCAAGGGACCACCAGCCTTGCATTATCTTCATGGACGAGATTGACGCCATTG GGGGTCGTCGGTTCTCTGAGGGAACCTCTGCTGACAGAGAGATTCAGAGGACACTGATGGAG CTGCTGAATCAGATGGATGGTTTTGACACCCTGCACAGGGTCAAGATGATCATGGCCACCAACCGGCCAGACACCCTGGACCCTGCCTTGCTTCGCCCTGGAAGGCTGGATAGGAAGATTC ACATAGAGCTGCCCAATGAGCAGGCTCGTTTGGACATCCTGAAGATCCACTCTGGTCCTATCACCAAGCATGGAGACATGG ATTACGAAGCCATCGTGAAGCTCTCTGATGGATTCAATGGAGCTGATTTAAGAAATGTGTGCACAGAAGCAG GTATGTTTGCGATCCGTGCGGACCATGAGTATGTCACTCAGGAGGACTTCATGAAGGCTGTCCGCAAGGTGGCCGACTCCAAGAAACTGGAGTCCAAGCTGGACTACAAGCCTGTATAA